The Mytilus trossulus isolate FHL-02 chromosome 13, PNRI_Mtr1.1.1.hap1, whole genome shotgun sequence genome has a segment encoding these proteins:
- the LOC134694433 gene encoding uncharacterized protein LOC134694433, with amino-acid sequence MNNVSRTNTMLVKAAISVLIVSIFVVVVNSLCSHPCSRVNRGTFVDATNTYTFSCYNTSILSVNNGEELRECYARLGAFLVVRNGNRYRCVKHTLYDRTARIVFVYVTPYRTFNTEPSICDVCSGTFTIALFVAQGENYQKAQKRKQN; translated from the exons ATGAATAACGTGTCCAG GACCAATACAATGTTAGTAAAAGCAGCAATTAGTGTATTAATTGTTTCCATTTTTGTCGTAGTAG taaATTCATTGTGTAGTCACCCTTGTTCTCGAGTCAACAGAGGCACTTTTGTGGATGCAACAAACACATACACATTTTCATGTTACAATACATCAATTTTATCTGTAAATAATGGAGAAGAATTAAGAGAATGTTACGCAAGACTTGGAGCCTTTCTTGTTGTTAG gAATGGCAATAGATACAGATGCGTTAAACACACCCTCTATGATCGTACTGCCAGAAtagtatttgtttatgttacacCTTATA GAACATTTAATACAGAACCATCAATTTGTGATGTGTGTTCAGGAACATTTACAATAGCACTATTTGTCG ctcaaggagaaaatt ATCAGAAGGCGCAAAAACGTAAGCAAAATTAG